In Anseongella ginsenosidimutans, one genomic interval encodes:
- a CDS encoding c-type cytochrome domain-containing protein: MKLLKNITLNLIFGLNIFILFFVLFEGRIAIPAPLQVAGRMHPLLLHFPIVLLILALVFEFFNRHLREELPAGPGDGYSARHREGLPDRQRKSPATALREEVPYDGARAAEIRADSAGKKAVGLLLYGGAISAALTVVFGLILSKEEGYGGATLNWHKWTGIAISFFAALLLWYQQGKAARPRVLRIGMAVTCLVLLLAGHLGASLTHGENFVLQPILPEKSKKVDLATAVVFSDLVLPIMEEKCVSCHNEDKAKGQLVLTDTAAFLAGGKNGALFEPGDPAASLLMERLLLEPGHKHHMPPKNKPQLSPEELSLIQAWIRSGADFNIPLAALPPNDTIHQLAKVIYDTAPVAEKFDFPAPDPGLVKDLNTAYRVIAPLAKGSPALDVSFFNSRVFSGESLEALKPLSRQVVRLNLSGMPLKAGEFQLLKEFVNLRQLNLNYTPLTDKELAVITQLPRLRSLMLTGTAVTPAGLDSLVSMPRLRHLYVWNTAVTKEKALEWVSRRPGLAVETGFYDDGSMVLPLNKPEMNPARAFFREAFTLRLNHPISGAELRYTLDGSEPDSLNAPVFKEPLSISENTLVKVKAYKKGWTGSETVQTYFHKASFRPDSARLEFPPDPQYKGRGAFTLFDLDNGSMDIRDGKWLGYRGGELSASLEFKEPHTLNGVALSTFMNTGGYIFPPASVEVWGGADSSQLALLYKKSFEMPGEHQPAGKHIYECPLEKQAVSYLKVVVKPLAELPSWHAGKGQPAWVFVDEILLN; this comes from the coding sequence TATTTTCATCCTTTTTTTCGTCCTGTTCGAAGGGCGGATAGCCATACCGGCCCCCTTGCAGGTAGCAGGAAGAATGCATCCGCTGCTACTGCATTTTCCCATCGTACTCCTGATCCTTGCGCTTGTTTTCGAATTCTTTAACAGGCATCTCCGGGAAGAACTTCCGGCCGGCCCCGGTGACGGGTATTCAGCCCGGCACCGGGAAGGGCTTCCGGACAGGCAGAGGAAATCCCCGGCAACAGCGCTGCGTGAAGAAGTACCGTACGACGGAGCGCGGGCTGCAGAGATCCGGGCGGATTCCGCCGGTAAAAAAGCCGTTGGGCTGCTGCTTTACGGAGGAGCTATCAGCGCTGCCCTGACGGTTGTATTCGGCCTGATTCTTTCAAAGGAGGAAGGCTACGGCGGAGCTACCCTGAACTGGCATAAATGGACGGGAATAGCTATTTCCTTTTTCGCCGCCTTGCTTCTTTGGTACCAGCAGGGCAAAGCGGCGCGTCCGCGGGTACTGCGGATTGGCATGGCGGTAACCTGCCTGGTACTGCTGCTGGCCGGCCATCTGGGCGCCTCTCTTACCCACGGCGAAAATTTTGTACTGCAGCCCATTCTTCCGGAAAAATCGAAAAAGGTAGATCTCGCAACTGCGGTGGTCTTCTCTGACCTGGTCCTGCCGATCATGGAGGAAAAATGTGTTTCCTGTCATAATGAAGATAAAGCAAAGGGACAACTGGTGCTTACCGATACGGCCGCTTTTCTGGCCGGAGGGAAGAACGGCGCGCTTTTCGAGCCGGGCGACCCTGCCGCGAGCCTCCTGATGGAACGGCTGCTGCTGGAGCCCGGGCATAAGCATCATATGCCTCCTAAAAACAAACCCCAGCTAAGCCCGGAGGAACTTAGCCTGATACAGGCCTGGATACGCTCAGGAGCTGATTTTAATATTCCCCTGGCCGCCCTGCCGCCGAATGACACTATTCACCAGCTGGCAAAAGTAATTTACGACACGGCTCCTGTCGCTGAAAAATTCGACTTCCCTGCACCGGACCCCGGCCTGGTAAAAGACCTGAACACCGCCTACCGTGTCATTGCTCCCCTGGCTAAAGGGTCTCCGGCCCTGGACGTGAGCTTTTTTAACAGCCGGGTGTTTAGCGGAGAATCGCTGGAAGCATTGAAACCGCTGAGCCGGCAGGTCGTCCGCCTGAACCTCAGCGGTATGCCCCTCAAAGCCGGGGAATTCCAACTGCTGAAAGAGTTTGTTAACCTTCGCCAGCTGAACCTCAATTATACGCCGCTCACCGATAAGGAGCTGGCGGTGATCACGCAGCTTCCGCGCCTTCGTTCCCTGATGCTGACGGGAACCGCGGTAACACCTGCCGGACTTGATTCCCTGGTGAGCATGCCCCGGCTGCGCCACCTCTATGTCTGGAATACGGCAGTGACCAAAGAGAAAGCCCTCGAATGGGTGTCCAGGCGACCCGGCCTGGCGGTAGAAACCGGCTTTTACGATGACGGGAGCATGGTGCTGCCCCTGAATAAACCTGAAATGAACCCGGCCAGGGCATTTTTCAGGGAAGCTTTTACCCTGCGGCTTAACCATCCGATCAGCGGCGCCGAGTTGCGGTACACCCTTGACGGCAGCGAGCCTGACAGCCTGAACGCGCCGGTCTTTAAAGAGCCGCTTTCCATCAGCGAAAACACCCTGGTAAAAGTAAAGGCCTATAAAAAAGGCTGGACCGGCAGTGAAACCGTCCAGACTTATTTCCATAAAGCAAGCTTCCGGCCGGATTCAGCCCGCCTTGAATTTCCTCCCGACCCGCAGTACAAGGGCCGGGGCGCCTTCACCCTTTTCGACCTGGATAATGGCAGCATGGACATTCGTGACGGGAAATGGCTGGGTTACCGGGGCGGCGAGCTTAGCGCTTCCCTGGAATTCAAAGAGCCCCATACACTCAATGGAGTGGCGCTTAGTACATTCATGAATACCGGGGGATACATTTTCCCGCCGGCCTCCGTGGAAGTCTGGGGCGGGGCGGATTCCAGCCAGCTGGCGCTGCTGTATAAAAAGTCCTTCGAAATGCCCGGCGAACACCAGCCGGCGGGCAAACATATTTACGAATGCCCGTTGGAAAAGCAAGCCGTTTCCTATTTGAAGGTAGTCGTAAAGCCCCTCGCCGAGCTTCCGTCCTGGCATGCCGGAAAGGGGCAGCCGGCCTGGGTGTTCGTGGATGAAATCCTGCTGAACTAA